A genomic segment from Brevundimonas sp. SORGH_AS_0993 encodes:
- the addB gene encoding double-strand break repair protein AddB → MRPRWYAIPAHRPFLEDLAAGVLAWLGDRPPETLSDATILLPNRRAARAFTGALSRIAGDRPVLLPQVRPLGDLEEDEPPFTPGALGLDLPPAIAPLTRRFEMARMIVERFDADLTPMRALDLADALGGFLDSCQLEDVRNPERVAALVEGEMAEHWERSAEFLSLGVVAWPERLAELGLVDPAWRRATLLKRLAELWDADPPGQPVIAAGSTGTVPAAADVLGAVARAPQGCVVLPGLDLDLDERVWAQIDADNEQHPQRALKRLLERHDIPRAAVRPWFRPAVAPASEARGLARQRLLNEALRPADATGDWRAAIRDIRARAAQAGRAADPIAEGLEGLSVLTLRHEEETAAAIALMMRETLETPNADGTGRTCALVTPDQALGRRVAARLERWGIIPDSSAGQPLDRMPAGVLVGLCARWMAAPTDPQVLLGLLKHPLTRLELEGVDIAHAAEALERLGLRGPRQPRFDRLNQRLDKALKPDRDGAPPSEGRIERHAAARALSARLEALVTAARAPFATDDPQKDKAPLDAAARALTALVEALAGQNAWAGPDGECAAGLLSDLIAGGAALGAVTPADLVELVAGLLAEAVVRTGGATHPSLRILGAIEARLVRADRMILAGLEEGVWPQGAPVDPFLSRPMRAALDLPPPERRIGQSAQDFVQAACADEAILVHTERRGGQPSVRSRWLWRLDMLTRGADAPATPVAVSAPTRIATWTRALDAPARATPDYARRPAPTPPVARRPRELPVTGVERWVRDPYAVYAQRILGLTALDRPGASAEAMARGDAVHAAIEQVVRTWPQALPEDCAGQIETFLMDALTEAGFEDAALARERPLARNCARWLAAFERERRARGASLMIEQSGAMTFDAPGGPFTLTARADRIELDATGAAVIDFKTGATPSQKQVVQGFAPQLTLTAAILADGGFPAPPTEATELLYVKVTGRREPGVVTDVSKQGRSNSLTAAQLAERELDRLKQGVAAFDDPSTPYRSWVAPQFMGGFGGNYDHLARVWEWHVVGGEDEAPE, encoded by the coding sequence ATGCGCCCCCGCTGGTACGCCATTCCCGCCCACCGGCCGTTCCTTGAGGACCTGGCGGCGGGGGTTCTGGCGTGGCTGGGCGACCGACCGCCCGAAACCCTGTCGGACGCGACGATCCTGCTGCCCAACCGCCGGGCCGCCCGCGCCTTCACCGGCGCCCTGTCGCGCATCGCCGGCGACCGGCCCGTGCTGCTGCCCCAGGTCCGTCCGCTGGGCGATCTGGAGGAGGACGAGCCCCCCTTCACCCCCGGCGCGCTCGGTCTGGACCTACCGCCCGCCATCGCCCCCCTGACCCGCCGGTTCGAGATGGCGCGGATGATCGTCGAACGGTTCGACGCCGACCTGACGCCGATGCGCGCCCTGGACCTGGCGGATGCGCTCGGCGGCTTCCTGGATTCCTGCCAGCTGGAGGACGTTCGGAACCCCGAGCGGGTCGCCGCCCTGGTCGAGGGCGAAATGGCCGAACACTGGGAACGGTCGGCCGAGTTCCTGAGCCTGGGCGTCGTCGCCTGGCCCGAACGCCTGGCCGAGTTGGGCCTGGTCGATCCGGCCTGGCGACGCGCGACCCTGCTGAAGCGCCTCGCCGAACTGTGGGACGCCGATCCGCCCGGCCAGCCGGTCATCGCCGCCGGCTCCACCGGCACGGTCCCGGCCGCCGCCGACGTCCTGGGCGCCGTCGCCCGCGCGCCCCAGGGCTGCGTCGTCCTGCCCGGCCTGGACCTGGATCTGGACGAACGGGTCTGGGCCCAGATCGACGCCGACAACGAACAGCATCCCCAGCGCGCGCTGAAGCGCCTGTTGGAACGGCACGACATCCCCCGCGCCGCCGTGCGCCCCTGGTTCCGCCCCGCCGTCGCGCCCGCCAGCGAGGCGCGCGGCCTGGCCCGCCAGCGCCTGTTGAACGAGGCCCTGCGTCCCGCCGACGCGACCGGCGACTGGCGCGCCGCCATCCGCGACATCCGCGCCCGCGCCGCCCAGGCGGGTCGCGCCGCCGACCCCATCGCCGAGGGTCTTGAGGGCCTGTCGGTCCTGACCCTGCGCCACGAGGAAGAGACCGCCGCCGCCATCGCCCTGATGATGCGCGAGACGCTGGAGACGCCCAACGCCGACGGAACGGGCCGGACCTGCGCCCTGGTCACGCCGGACCAGGCCCTGGGCCGCCGGGTCGCCGCCCGGCTGGAGCGGTGGGGGATCATCCCGGACTCTTCCGCCGGTCAGCCGCTGGACCGCATGCCCGCCGGCGTCCTGGTCGGCCTGTGCGCGCGCTGGATGGCCGCGCCGACCGATCCCCAGGTGCTGCTGGGTCTGTTGAAACACCCGCTGACGCGGCTGGAGCTGGAGGGCGTCGATATCGCCCATGCGGCCGAGGCGCTGGAACGGCTGGGTCTGCGCGGCCCCCGCCAGCCCCGTTTCGACCGGCTGAACCAGCGGCTGGACAAGGCCCTGAAGCCCGACCGCGACGGCGCGCCCCCCTCCGAGGGCCGGATCGAACGCCACGCCGCCGCCCGCGCCCTGTCGGCCCGACTGGAGGCCCTGGTCACGGCCGCCCGCGCGCCCTTTGCGACGGATGATCCGCAGAAGGACAAGGCCCCGCTGGACGCCGCCGCCCGCGCCCTGACCGCCCTGGTCGAGGCCCTGGCCGGTCAGAACGCCTGGGCCGGGCCGGACGGGGAATGCGCCGCCGGCCTGCTGTCCGACCTGATCGCGGGCGGCGCCGCCCTGGGCGCCGTGACCCCGGCCGACCTGGTCGAACTGGTCGCGGGGCTGCTGGCCGAGGCGGTGGTCCGCACCGGCGGCGCCACCCACCCCTCGCTGCGGATCCTGGGCGCCATCGAGGCGCGCCTGGTCCGGGCCGACCGCATGATCCTGGCCGGGCTGGAGGAAGGCGTCTGGCCCCAGGGCGCGCCGGTCGATCCCTTCCTGTCGCGGCCGATGCGCGCGGCCCTGGACCTGCCGCCGCCCGAGCGCCGCATCGGCCAGAGCGCCCAGGACTTCGTCCAGGCCGCCTGCGCCGACGAGGCGATCCTGGTCCATACCGAACGGCGCGGCGGCCAGCCGTCGGTGCGGTCGCGCTGGCTGTGGCGGCTGGACATGCTGACGCGCGGCGCCGACGCTCCCGCCACACCCGTCGCCGTCTCCGCCCCGACCCGCATCGCCACCTGGACCCGCGCCCTCGACGCGCCCGCCCGCGCCACGCCCGATTACGCCCGTCGTCCCGCCCCGACGCCGCCGGTCGCGCGTCGCCCGCGCGAACTGCCGGTCACGGGGGTGGAGCGCTGGGTCCGCGACCCCTACGCCGTCTACGCCCAGCGCATCCTGGGACTGACGGCGCTGGACCGGCCCGGCGCCTCGGCCGAGGCGATGGCGCGCGGCGACGCCGTCCACGCCGCCATCGAACAGGTGGTCCGCACCTGGCCCCAGGCCCTGCCCGAAGACTGCGCCGGCCAGATCGAGACCTTTCTGATGGACGCCCTGACCGAGGCGGGGTTCGAGGACGCCGCCCTGGCGCGCGAACGCCCCTTGGCCCGCAACTGCGCGCGCTGGCTGGCCGCCTTCGAGCGGGAACGCCGCGCGCGGGGCGCGTCCCTGATGATCGAACAGTCCGGAGCCATGACCTTCGACGCGCCCGGCGGCCCCTTCACCCTGACCGCCCGCGCCGACCGGATCGAACTGGACGCGACCGGCGCCGCCGTCATCGACTTCAAGACCGGCGCGACCCCCAGCCAGAAACAGGTGGTCCAGGGCTTCGCGCCGCAACTGACCCTGACCGCCGCCATCCTGGCCGACGGCGGCTTTCCCGCCCCCCCGACCGAGGCGACCGAACTGCTCTATGTCAAGGTCACGGGCCGCAGGGAGCCGGGCGTCGTCACCGACGTCTCCAAACAGGGCCGCAGCAACAGCCTGACCGCCGCCCAGTTGGCCGAGCGCGAGCTGGACCGGCTGAAACAGGGCGTCGCCGCCTTCGACGATCCGTCCACCCCCTATCGCTCCTGGGTCGCGCCGCAGTTCATGGGCGGCTTCGGGGGCAATTACGACCATCTGGCGCGCGTGTGGGAATGGCACGTCGTCGGCGGCGAGGACGAGGCGCCGGAATGA
- the murU gene encoding N-acetylmuramate alpha-1-phosphate uridylyltransferase MurU, whose amino-acid sequence MVLAAGLGTRMRPLTDDRPKALVEVGGRALIDHVLDRLAEAGVEQAVVNVHWFADRLEAHLAARGRGPDIVISDERAELLETGGGLKKARPLLGDDPVFVANIDSVWIDRGDALADLVRLWNPETMDAALLLARREGSIGFEGHGDFFLAEDGRLTFRGDAPSAPFAYMGVHITRPGYADHGPAGAFSLSPLWRKSAAEGRLFGCVLDGDWMHVGDPQARAEAEAKLAGEA is encoded by the coding sequence ATGGTCCTCGCCGCCGGCCTGGGCACCCGGATGCGTCCCTTGACCGACGACCGGCCAAAGGCCCTGGTCGAGGTGGGCGGCCGCGCCCTGATCGACCATGTGCTGGATCGGCTGGCCGAGGCCGGGGTCGAACAGGCGGTGGTCAACGTCCACTGGTTCGCCGACCGGCTGGAGGCGCATCTGGCGGCGCGCGGTCGCGGCCCCGACATCGTCATCTCCGACGAACGCGCCGAACTGCTGGAAACCGGCGGCGGTCTGAAGAAGGCCCGCCCCCTGCTGGGCGACGATCCCGTCTTCGTCGCCAATATCGACAGCGTCTGGATCGACCGAGGCGACGCACTCGCCGACCTGGTCCGCCTGTGGAACCCCGAGACCATGGACGCCGCCCTGCTGCTGGCCCGCCGCGAAGGCTCCATCGGCTTTGAGGGCCACGGCGATTTCTTCCTTGCCGAGGATGGCCGCCTGACCTTCCGCGGCGACGCCCCGTCCGCCCCCTTCGCCTATATGGGCGTCCACATCACCCGGCCCGGTTATGCCGACCACGGCCCCGCCGGCGCCTTCTCCCTCAGCCCCCTGTGGCGCAAGTCGGCCGCCGAGGGCCGCCTGTTCGGCTGCGTCCTGGACGGCGACTGGATGCACGTCGGCGACCCGCAGGCGCGGGCCGAGGCCGAGGCGAAACTGGCGGGAGAGGCGTGA
- the amgK gene encoding N-acetylmuramate/N-acetylglucosamine kinase AmgK: MSDRETLRLDFLKAAGLADAVRAPLPGDASTRRYERLTPTTGPTLMLMDQAPAAESQPCDPRWTPEQRHAAGWNAVARLSAGRIEAFAAVAAHLKSLGLSAPEIPALDAQNGLAVLEDFGDALFARVIADGADETPLYLAAIEALAVLHEAGDPPATLHGPGGDWPLLTYDETALQGGADLFVDWLPRLDDRVRFDDAAVADWRAAWAPLVASGAAGASVMAHRDYHAENLIWLPQRHGAARVGMIDFQDAVRAHPSWDLHSLLQDARRDVSPALEAEALDRYFALRPGVDRAAFMADYSGLAALNQARIIGIFARLIARDGKPRYRQFLPRMWRHLNANLDQPSLAPIARWFDRHVPAEVRA; encoded by the coding sequence ATGTCTGACCGCGAAACCCTCCGTCTCGACTTCCTGAAGGCCGCCGGCCTGGCCGACGCCGTGCGCGCCCCCCTGCCCGGCGACGCCTCGACGCGCCGCTACGAGCGGCTGACGCCGACGACCGGCCCGACCCTGATGCTGATGGACCAGGCGCCCGCCGCCGAAAGCCAGCCCTGCGATCCGCGCTGGACGCCCGAGCAGCGTCACGCCGCCGGCTGGAACGCCGTGGCCCGCCTGTCGGCCGGCCGGATCGAGGCTTTCGCCGCCGTCGCCGCCCATCTGAAATCGCTGGGCCTGTCCGCCCCCGAAATCCCGGCGCTGGATGCGCAGAACGGTCTGGCCGTGCTGGAGGATTTCGGCGACGCCCTGTTCGCCCGCGTGATCGCGGACGGCGCGGACGAGACGCCGCTTTATCTGGCCGCCATCGAGGCGCTGGCCGTGCTGCACGAGGCGGGCGATCCCCCCGCGACCCTGCACGGCCCCGGCGGCGACTGGCCGCTTCTGACCTATGACGAGACGGCGCTTCAGGGTGGGGCCGATCTGTTCGTCGACTGGCTGCCCCGGCTCGACGATCGCGTTCGCTTCGACGACGCGGCCGTCGCCGACTGGCGCGCGGCCTGGGCGCCCCTCGTCGCCTCGGGCGCGGCCGGGGCCTCGGTCATGGCCCACCGCGACTATCACGCCGAGAACCTGATCTGGCTGCCCCAGCGCCACGGCGCGGCCCGCGTCGGGATGATCGACTTCCAGGACGCGGTACGCGCCCACCCCTCGTGGGATCTGCACTCCCTGCTGCAGGACGCCCGCCGCGACGTCTCGCCCGCGCTGGAGGCCGAGGCGCTGGACCGCTATTTCGCCCTGCGCCCCGGCGTGGACCGCGCCGCCTTCATGGCCGATTACTCAGGGCTCGCCGCCCTGAACCAGGCGCGGATCATCGGCATCTTCGCCCGGCTGATCGCCCGCGACGGCAAACCCCGCTATCGCCAGTTCCTGCCGCGCATGTGGCGGCATCTGAACGCCAATCTGGACCAGCCGTCGTTGGCGCCCATCGCCCGCTGGTTCGACCGTCACGTGCCTGCAGAGGTTCGCGCATGA
- the tsaE gene encoding tRNA (adenosine(37)-N6)-threonylcarbamoyltransferase complex ATPase subunit type 1 TsaE gives MKIELPDAEATTRLGQAIAPLLAPGDSLLLYGPLGMGKSTLARGLIRALTTPDEDVPSPTFTLVQFYESDPPVAHFDLYRLTRPEEAFEIGLDEALDEGCAVIEWPERLGDDPGRFLGADQLIIHLSEITLDAASERPQADGLREPVDRALQGRLATVSGVGRWETGLKELHV, from the coding sequence ATGAAGATCGAACTGCCCGACGCCGAGGCCACCACCCGCCTGGGCCAGGCCATCGCCCCCCTGCTGGCGCCGGGCGACAGTCTGCTGCTCTACGGGCCGCTGGGCATGGGCAAGTCGACGCTGGCGCGCGGCCTGATCCGCGCCCTGACCACCCCGGACGAGGACGTGCCCAGTCCGACCTTCACCCTGGTCCAGTTCTATGAGTCTGACCCGCCCGTCGCCCATTTCGACCTCTATCGCCTGACCCGGCCCGAAGAGGCGTTCGAGATCGGTCTGGACGAGGCGCTGGACGAGGGCTGCGCCGTCATCGAATGGCCCGAGCGGCTAGGCGACGATCCCGGCCGGTTCTTAGGAGCGGACCAGCTCATCATTCATCTGTCCGAGATCACGCTCGACGCGGCCTCGGAACGCCCTCAAGCAGACGGGCTCCGCGAGCCCGTCGATAGGGCTCTGCAAGGAAGGCTTGCGACCGTTTCCGGCGTAGGCCGATGGGAAACGGGGCTGAAGGAACTGCATGTCTGA
- a CDS encoding GNAT family N-acetyltransferase — protein sequence MDSAALPARRRPHIVDVLIAERAPRLTASPLWPVVRPALYGVLGYGAAVRMADAIRDLSGTETFDYVSNLLRLKVTTTNLDRLPATGRCVVVCNHPTGIADGVAVFDAIRQRRKDMIFFANADAIRVSPRLDETIIPVEWVHDKRTRQKTRATLNAAREAFEAERCVVMFPAGRLAREKNGVLTDPEWAPTAASMARKYGAPVVPMHVAGPYSRLFHLFDKVSQELRDVTLFHELLNKAGKPFGVDVGRPIPADRLDVDAAKATEALKTFTERTLAADPDAVFA from the coding sequence ATGGATTCAGCCGCCCTTCCCGCCCGACGCCGACCGCACATCGTCGATGTGCTGATCGCCGAACGCGCGCCGCGCCTGACCGCCTCGCCGCTGTGGCCCGTGGTGCGTCCGGCGCTCTACGGGGTGCTGGGCTATGGGGCGGCGGTCAGGATGGCCGACGCCATCCGCGACCTGTCGGGGACCGAGACCTTCGACTACGTCTCGAACCTGCTGCGGCTGAAGGTGACGACGACGAACCTGGACCGCCTGCCCGCGACCGGCCGCTGCGTCGTCGTCTGCAACCACCCCACCGGCATCGCCGACGGGGTCGCCGTCTTCGACGCGATCAGGCAGCGGCGCAAAGACATGATCTTCTTCGCCAACGCCGACGCCATCCGCGTCTCGCCCCGGTTGGACGAGACCATCATCCCCGTCGAATGGGTCCACGACAAACGCACCCGCCAAAAGACCCGCGCCACCCTGAACGCCGCCAGGGAGGCGTTCGAGGCCGAACGCTGCGTCGTCATGTTCCCCGCCGGTCGTCTGGCGCGCGAGAAGAACGGCGTCCTGACCGATCCCGAATGGGCCCCGACCGCCGCCTCGATGGCGCGCAAATACGGTGCGCCGGTCGTGCCCATGCATGTCGCCGGCCCCTACAGCCGCCTGTTTCACCTGTTCGACAAGGTCTCGCAGGAGCTGCGCGACGTGACCCTGTTCCATGAGTTGCTGAACAAGGCTGGCAAGCCGTTCGGCGTCGATGTCGGCCGACCCATTCCGGCCGACCGGCTGGACGTGGACGCGGCCAAGGCCACCGAGGCGCTGAAGACCTTCACCGAACGCACCCTGGCCGCCGATCCTGACGCGGTGTTCGCATGA
- a CDS encoding type II toxin-antitoxin system VapC family toxin: MRLLLDTHALIWWMSGESGLSATAEAAIRDSGNTVFVSAVSAYEIALKHGMGRLPQAAPLAERFEAEVEIEGFAILPITAREASQAGRMDNAHHDPFDRLLIAQGLLNALTLVSNERLFDRFGVARIW, translated from the coding sequence ATGAGGCTGTTGCTCGACACCCACGCCCTGATCTGGTGGATGTCCGGCGAATCCGGTCTCAGCGCCACCGCGGAAGCGGCGATAAGGGACAGCGGCAACACCGTCTTCGTCAGCGCGGTTTCGGCCTATGAAATCGCCCTCAAGCACGGCATGGGGCGGCTGCCTCAGGCCGCGCCGCTGGCCGAACGGTTCGAGGCCGAGGTCGAGATCGAAGGGTTCGCCATCCTGCCCATCACCGCCCGCGAGGCGTCGCAGGCCGGACGCATGGACAACGCCCATCACGATCCGTTCGACCGGCTGCTGATCGCCCAGGGCCTGCTCAACGCACTGACGCTCGTCTCCAACGAACGGCTTTTCGACCGTTTCGGCGTCGCCCGCATCTGGTGA
- a CDS encoding type II toxin-antitoxin system Phd/YefM family antitoxin, protein MTTVTVHHAKTHLSKLIAAAERGEEVVIARGDKPAVRIVPFEPAARPDRKPGRLKGLVAMDDRFFDPLPEDELRLWEGRGE, encoded by the coding sequence ATGACCACCGTCACCGTCCACCACGCCAAGACCCACCTGTCCAAACTGATCGCCGCCGCCGAACGCGGAGAAGAGGTCGTCATCGCTCGCGGCGACAAGCCGGCCGTGCGGATCGTGCCTTTCGAACCCGCCGCGAGGCCGGATCGCAAGCCGGGGCGGCTCAAGGGGCTCGTCGCCATGGATGACCGCTTCTTCGATCCGCTGCCCGAAGACGAACTGCGCCTGTGGGAGGGTCGCGGCGAATGA